The Solea senegalensis isolate Sse05_10M linkage group LG9, IFAPA_SoseM_1, whole genome shotgun sequence genome has a segment encoding these proteins:
- the ankrd28b gene encoding serine/threonine-protein phosphatase 6 regulatory ankyrin repeat subunit A, translated as MVVLKIRDQPPLLKAIFNVDPDEVRSLIFKKEDVNAQDNEKRTPLHAAAYLGDAEIVELLILSGGRVNAKDNKWLTPLHRAVASCSEEAVQVLLKHSADVNARDKNWQTPLHIAAANKAVRCAEALVPLLSNVNVSDRAGRTALHHAAFSGHLEMVRLLLSRGANINAFDKKDRRAIHWAAYMGHIEVVKLLASHGAEVACKDKKSYTPLHAAASSGMISVVKYLLDLGVDINEPNAYGNTPLHVACYNGQDVVVNELIECGANVNQVNEKGFAPLHFTAASRHGALCLELLVCNGADVNIKSKDGKTPLHMTAIHGRFSRSQAIIENGAEIDCEDKNGNTPLHIAARYGHELLINTLITNRADTAKRGVHGMFPLHLAALSGFSDCCRKLLSSGFDIDTPDDFGRTCLHAAAAGGNLECLNLLLNTGADFNRKDSFGRTPLHYAAANCNYQCLFALVGSGASVNDLDERGCTPLHYAAASDTDGKCLEYLLRNDANPGIRDNQGYNAVHYASAYGHRLCLELIASETPLDVLMETSGTDILNDTDVRAPVSPLHLAAYHGHHQAMEVLVQSLLDLDVRNSQGRTPLDLAAFKGHVECVDVLINQGASILVKDFTLKRTPIHAAATNGHSECLRLLIGNADLQSAVDIQDGNGQTPLMLAVLSGHTDCVYSLLNKGASVEAKDKWGRTALHRGAVTGHEECVEALLQHSGNFLVRDCKGRTPVHLAAACGHTGVLGGLLHAAQSVETLPVLTDNQGYTPLHWACYNGHDTCVEVLLEQEVFHKAEGNSFSPLHCAVIHDNEGAAEMLIDTLGPAIVNAKDSKNRTPLHAAAFTDHVECLQLLLSHNAQVNSVDSIGKTPLMMAAENGQTNAVELLVSSAKADLTLQDAVKNTALHLACSKGHETSALLILEKITDRNLINATNAALQTPLHVAARNGLTVVVQELLAKGASVLAVDENGYTPALACAPNKDVADCLALILATMMPVSPCAPAPPLPFSAINHYTTSPSKSVTFDSLPVLRDEHSSYCSFNNIGHHEGFYRDEELNDSDSETY; from the exons ATGGTGGTTCTCAAAATTCGAGACCAG cctCCTTTGCTGAAAGCTATTTTCAACGTCGACCCAGATGAAGTACGCTCACTCATTTTCAAAAAAGAGGATGTGAATGCACAG GACAATGAGAAGCGAACTCCACTGCATGCTGCTGCGTATCTTGGAGATGCAGAAATTGTGGAGCTGTTGATTCTTTCAG GTGGCAGAGTAAATGCCAAAGATAACAAGTGGCTCACTCCTCTCCACCGGGCTGTGGCCTCATGTAGTGAG GAGGCCGTCCAGGTTTTGCTGAAACACTCGGCAGATGTAAACGCCCGAGACAAGAATTGGCAGACGCCACTTCACATCGCTGCGGCCAATAAGGCTGTTCGCTGCGCTGAAGCACTTGTCCCCCTCCTCAGCAATGTGAATGTGTCGGATAGAGCGGGCCGGACTGCGCTGCACCACGCAGCCTTCAGCGGTCATCTGGAG ATGGTGAGACTCTTGCTTTCAAGAGGAGCAAACATAAATGCCTTTGACAAGAAGGACCGTCGTGCAATCCACTGGGCAGCCTACATGG GGCACATAGAAGTGGTGAAGCTGCTGGCGTCTCATGGAGCTGAGGTGGCCTGCAAAGATAAAAAATCTTATACTCCACTACATGCAGCAGCCTCTAGTGGAATGATTAGTGTTGTCAAATACCTCCTTGACTTGGGGGTTGAT ATAAATGAGCCCAATGCATATGGCAACACACCCCTCCACGTGGCCTGCTACAACGGGCAGGATGTGGTGGTGAACGAGCTTATTGAATGTGGAGCTAATGTCAACCAGGTGAACGAGAAGGGCTTTGCACCTCTTCATTTCACCGCCGCTTCCCGCCATGGAGCACTTTGTCTTGAACTGCTAGTATGCAATGGGGCTGATGTCAACATTAAG agTAAAGACGGTAAGACTCCGCTCCACATGACAGCCATCCACGGGAGGTTTTCTAGGTCTCAGGCAATCATCGAGAATG GTGCTGAGATTGACTGTGaagataaaaatggaaatacaCCACTGCACATTGCAGCCAGATATGGACATGAGCTCCTCATCAATACACTCATCACCAACAGAGCTGACACAGCTAA ACGAGGGGTTCACGGTATGTTTCCACTGCATTTGGCTGCTCTCAGTGGATTCTCTGACTGCTGCCGAAAGCTTCTGTCTTCAG GTTTTGATATTGATACTCCTGATGACTTTGGAAGGACCTGTTTacatgctgcagctgctggagg AAACCTGGAATGTCTCAATCTTCTTCTTAACACGGGTGCGGACTTTAATAGGAAGGACAGTTTTGGCAG GACCCCTCTGCACTACGCTGCTGCCAACTGTAACTACCAGTGCCTGTTTGCTTTGGTGGGCTCCGGGGCCAGCGTCAATGACCTAGACGAGCGTGGCTGCACTCCCCTGCACTACGCTGCTGCCTCGGACACCGACGGAAA GTGCCTGGAATACTTACTGAGAAACGACGCAAATCCAGGGATCCGTGACAATCAGGGCTACAATGCTGTGCACTACGCCTCTGCGTATGGACATCGTCTCTGTCTGGAACTG ATTGCAAGTGAAACACCTTTAGATGTG CTAATGGAAACCTCAGGGACAGACATCCTGAATGACACTGACGTCAGAGCCCCCGTCAGCCCCTTGCACCTTGCT GCGTACCATGGTCATCATCAAGCCATGGAGGTTCTGGTACAATCTCTGCTGGATCTTGATGTGAGAAACAGCCAAGGGCGCACACCCTTGGACCTGGCTGCCTTTAAGGGTCATGTAGAGTGTGTGGACGTCCTGATTAACCAAGGAGCCTCCATTCTAGTCAAAGACTTCACTTTAAAGCGAACCCCCATCCATGCTGCAG CTACCAATGGTCATTCAGAATGTTTGCGTTTGCTGATCGGGAATGCTGACCTTCAAAGTGCTGTGGATATTCAGGATGGGAATGGACA AACACCTCTGATGCTGGCTGTCCTGAGTGgacacacagactgtgtttaTTCCCTTTTAAATAAGGGAGCCAGTGTAGAAGCCAAAGACAAGTGGGGGAGGACGGCCCTGCACAGAGGA GCAGTGACCGGACATGAGGAATGTGTGGAGGCCCTGCTTCAGCACAGCGGCAACTTCTTGGTGCGAGACTGCAAAGGGCGCACACCGGTCCACCTGGCAGCAGCCTGTGGACACACTGGGGTACTGGGAGGCCTGCTGCATGCTGCCCAATCAGTGGAAACACTCCCTGTTTTAACAGACAACCAAGGCTACACCCCACTTCACTGGGCCTGCTACAATG GTCACGATACGTGTGTGGAGGTTTTGCTGGAACAAGAAGTTTTTCACAAAGCTGAAGGCAATTCTTTCAGCCCCCTTCACTGTGCTGT GATCCATGATAACGAAGGTGCGGCTGAGATGCTGATAGACACTCTGGGCCCTGCCATTGTGAATGCCAAAGACAGTAAAAACAG GACTCCACTGCATGCAGCAGCCTTCACTGACCATGTGGAGtgtctccagctgctgctgagccACAACGCTCAGGTTAACAGTGTTGACTCCATTGGGAAGACGCCACTCATGATGGCTGCTGAGAACGGCCAGACCAACGCTGTCG aGCTGCTGGTGAGTAGTGCGAAAGCTGATCTCACTCTGCAGGATGCTGTGAAGAACACTGCACTTCATCTGGCCTGCAGTAAG GGACATGAAACCAGTGCCTTGTTGATATTGGAAAAGATTACAGACAGAAACCTCATAAATGCCACAAATGCCGCCTTACAGAC GCCCCTTCATGTGGCTGCAAGAAATGGTCTTACTGTGGTGGTGCAAGAGCTGCTTGCGAAGGGAGCTAGTGTGCTCGCGGTTGATGAAAACG GGTACACACCAGCCTTGGCTTGTGCCCCCAACAAAGATGTGGCAGACTGTCTAGCCCTCATCCTGGCCACCATGATGCCTGTGTCCCCCTGCGCCCC